A genome region from Oryzias melastigma strain HK-1 linkage group LG12, ASM292280v2, whole genome shotgun sequence includes the following:
- the auh gene encoding methylglutaconyl-CoA hydratase, mitochondrial produces MAVLMGRLLRACGARALDQDSACRITAAYLKAAQPRAGIGAPRGAGAAAARRYSSESKDELRVRYLHGEDAGIVVVEINRPKAKNSISKNLVKLMFEAVDDIKKNNKVRSVVLCSLVPGVFCAGADLKERAKMPQSEVGPFVSKARALITELGNLPVPVIAAIDGAALGGGLEMALACDIRIASNSAKLGLVETKLAIIPGAGGTQRLPRVIGVSLAKELIFAARVVDGQEAGRLGLVNRCVEQNKSGDAAYLEALELAREINPQGPIAIRMAKLAINQGIEVDLSTGLAIEEACYAQVIPTKDRLEGLAAFKEKRRPNFRGE; encoded by the exons ATGGCGGTTCTTATGGGACGCTTGTTGCGAGCCTGCGGCGCGCGGGCGCTGGACCAGGACAGCGCGTGCAGGATCACGGCGGCGTACCTGAAAGCGGCACAGCCGCGTGCGGGGATCGGAGCCCCGCGCGGGGCAGGCGCGGCGGCCGCGCGCCGCTACAGCTCCGAGTCCAAGGACGAGCTGCGCGTCCGGTACCTGCACGGAGAGGATGCAG GGATCGTTGTTGTGGAGATAAACCGACCCAAAGCCAAAAACTCCATCAGCAAAAACCTGGTCAAACTG ATGTTTGAAGCTGTGGACGACATCAAGAAGAACAACAAGGTGCGCAGCGTGGTCCTGTGCAGCTTGGTCCCCGGAGTGTTCTGTGCAG GTGCAGACTTGAAGGAGAGGGCGAAGATGCCACAGAGTGAGGTGGGACCGTTTGTGTCCAAAGCCAGAGCCCTGATCACAGAGCTGG GCAACCTTCCTGTTCCAGTGATTGCTGCGATCGACGGAGCTGCGCTGGGAGGCGGTCTGGAGATGGCTCTGGCCTGTGACATCAGGATCGCCT CAAACTCTGCCAAGTTGGGACTTGTTGAGACCAAGCTGGCGATCATTCCTGGAGCAG GAGGAACTCAGCGTCTCCCGCGGGTGATCGGCGTCTCTCTTGCCAAGGAGCTGATCTTTGCAGCTCGGGTGGTGGACGGACAGGAGGCCGGCCGCCTGGGGCTCGTCAATCGATGCGTGGAGCAAAACAAAAGCGGAGACGCCGCTTACCTGGAGGCGCTGGAGCTGGCTCGAGAGATCAACCCCCAG GGACCCATCGCGATAAGGATGGCAAAGCTAGCGATCAACCAGGGAATAGAG GTGGATCTATCTACAGGTCTGGCGATTGAAGAGGCCTGCTACGCCCAG GTGATCCCCACTAAAGACCGTCTGGAGGGTCTGGCTGCTTTCAAGGAGAAGCGGCGCCCTAACTTCAGGGGGGAATGA
- the nfil3 gene encoding nuclear factor interleukin-3-regulated protein: MQSIKQEEDCGEYGPDRAAVLAVALQGPDGGHSLPPAPFKAKSSCRRKREFIPEEKKDTLYWERRRKNNEAAKRSREKRRINDMVLENQLLALGEENAALRAELLSLKLRFGLLSAAAYSKEVQKLVPHPPVSPFPDPALPGSTRGVVSREEGPLQLRSSCISVIRHSPLMDSHALCGGAGLKQEPEDAGCAREEGGPYKLYQQCVISRLSGVCCPPASFLQVTGSSSNSPRSSDDCAMSKSSDGEDEQQVPSAAGARSVIVSALKVPEAGLTPSSAALPHKLRLKSRSVHVKAEVLDPEYEAAGRSAGLQNQQAPPCPLSEQLSNMQDWTQRPHSTARRPNPSVVPVSTSESEPQPISVHVRVCTSTEVPLGSGGADFTHCAARTLYDEAAPPENGHSSSPGR, from the coding sequence ATGCAGTCCATCAAACAGGAGGAAGACTGCGGCGAGTACGGCCCGGACCGTGCTGCGGTTCTGGCCGTGGCCCTGCAGGGGCCTGACGGGGGCCACAGCCTCCCCCCCGCTCCTTTCAAGGCCAAATCCTCATGTCGCAGGAAGAGGGAGTTCATCCCAGAGGAAAAGAAGGACACGCTGTACTGGGAGCGGCGCCGCAAAAACAACGAGGCGGCCAAGCGTTCCAGGGAGAAGCGGCGGATAAACGACATGGTTCTGGAGAACCAGCTGCTGGCGCTGGGGGAGGAGAACGCCGCCCTCAGGGCGGAGCTGCTGTCGCTGAAGTTGAGGTTCGGCCTGCTGAGCGCCGCGGCGTACTCTAAGGAGGTCCAGAAGCTGGTGCCCCACCCCCCCGTCAGCCCTTTCCCGGACCCGGCGCTGCCTGGTTCTACTCGGGGGGTCGTTAGCAGAGAGGAGGGGCCTCTGCAGCTCCGCAGCAGCTGCATCTCTGTCATCAGACACTCCCCCCTGATGGACAGCCACGCTCTCTGCGGGGGGGCAGGCTTGAAGCAGGAACCTGAGGACGCCGGCTGCGCGCGGGAAGAGGGCGGTCCTTACAAACTCTACCAGCAGTGCGTGATCAGCCGGCTGTCGGGGGTCTGCTGCCCCCCCGCTTCCTTCCTGCAGGTGACCGGGTCATCCAGCAACTCCCCCCGCAGCTCTGACGACTGCGCCATGAGCAAGTCCTCCGACGGCGAGGACGAGCAGCAGGTCCCCTCTGCAGCCGGCGCCAGGAGCGTCATCGTCTCCGCCCTCAAAGTCCCGGAGGCGGGGCTAACGCCCAGCTCGGCAGCGCTACCGCACAAGCTGCGCCTCAAGTCCAGAAGCGTGCATGTGAAGGCAGAGGTTCTCGACCCAGAGTACGAGGCTGCTGGGAGGTCCGCGGGCCTCCAGAACCAGCAGGCCCCCCCCTGCCCCCTGTCAGAGCAGCTCTCCAACATGCAGGACTGGACCCAGCGGCCCCACAGCACCGCACGCCGGCCCAACCCGAGTGTAGTACCTGTCAGCACCTCTGAGTCAGAACCGCAGCCCATCAGCGTGCACGTACGTGTGTGCACGTCTACAGAAGTGCCCTTAGGGAGCGGGGGGGCGGATTTCACCCACTGCGCTGCACGGACGCTTTATGACGAGGCAGCCCCCCCTGAAAACGGGCACTCGAGCAGCCCCGGTCGATGA